From a region of the Actinomycetota bacterium genome:
- a CDS encoding sigma-70 family RNA polymerase sigma factor produces MSEHESDAALLEQLARGERGAFDEIVNRYERRVYAVALRMCANPDDARDVTQEVFCSALRSLKRFRQEARLSTWFHRVAVNASLDYLRKASKRPVAPIDAAEHLASDAAGPEELAGAATRAVEVQRALTQLSGEHRAVLVLHDLQGLDYAEVAAVLDIPVGTVKSRVHRARAEIAGRLGHLRSTTTEPSSGQTPLTEEP; encoded by the coding sequence GTGAGCGAGCACGAGTCCGACGCCGCGCTGCTCGAGCAACTCGCGCGCGGCGAGCGCGGTGCGTTCGACGAGATCGTGAATCGCTACGAACGCCGTGTCTACGCCGTCGCATTGCGCATGTGCGCAAACCCCGACGACGCGCGCGACGTCACGCAGGAGGTCTTTTGCAGCGCGCTGCGTTCGCTGAAGCGCTTCCGCCAAGAGGCACGGCTTTCCACTTGGTTTCACCGCGTCGCCGTCAACGCATCGCTCGACTACCTTCGCAAAGCGTCCAAACGCCCAGTCGCTCCGATCGATGCAGCCGAACATCTGGCGTCGGACGCCGCGGGACCCGAAGAACTCGCCGGGGCCGCAACACGCGCCGTCGAAGTACAAAGAGCCCTAACGCAGTTGTCCGGCGAGCACCGCGCAGTGCTCGTTCTCCACGACCTGCAAGGCCTGGATTACGCTGAAGTTGCAGCGGTGCTGGACATACCGGTCGGAACCGTCAAGAGCCGCGTTCACCGGGCGCGCGCCGAGATCGCCGGACGTCTCGGTCACCTGCGTTCGACAACGACGGAACCATCAAGCGGTCAAACCCCTCTAACTGAAGAACCATGA